One genomic segment of Desulfarculaceae bacterium includes these proteins:
- a CDS encoding 1-acyl-sn-glycerol-3-phosphate acyltransferase, translating into MSNPLSGAAHRLWLLWAYVYVLTMTAVFSTWAIILFLFDSTGRATHFYSAQIWARVLLWGCRVKADLIGAENLPPANRTEPLVLVCNHTSMFDILALLARLPVDFKFVVKAELGKVPLWGYAMKKAGYIFVERGTGGQAGVLMRQAVERIKGGSAVLFFAEGTRSADGRLGEFKRGAFVLASQAGADVLPIAIEGAAKVLAAKSLDIRPGHISVRVLPVVDDPAVKKNSKTLMAEVHRVLSDSLEQSRLAA; encoded by the coding sequence GTGAGTAATCCCTTGTCCGGGGCGGCCCACCGCCTCTGGCTCCTGTGGGCCTATGTATACGTTCTGACCATGACCGCGGTGTTTAGCACCTGGGCCATCATCCTGTTCCTGTTCGATTCCACCGGCCGGGCCACCCACTTCTACTCCGCCCAGATCTGGGCGCGGGTGCTGCTGTGGGGCTGCCGGGTGAAGGCCGATCTCATCGGCGCGGAGAACCTGCCCCCGGCCAACCGCACCGAGCCCCTGGTTTTGGTGTGCAACCACACCAGCATGTTCGACATCCTGGCTCTCTTGGCCCGCCTGCCCGTGGACTTCAAGTTCGTGGTCAAGGCCGAGCTGGGCAAGGTGCCCCTGTGGGGCTATGCCATGAAAAAGGCGGGCTACATCTTCGTGGAGCGTGGCACCGGCGGCCAGGCCGGGGTGCTCATGCGCCAGGCGGTGGAGCGCATCAAGGGGGGCAGCGCGGTGCTGTTTTTTGCCGAGGGCACCCGCTCGGCCGATGGCCGCCTGGGCGAGTTCAAGCGCGGCGCCTTTGTGCTGGCCTCCCAGGCCGGGGCCGACGTTTTGCCCATCGCCATCGAGGGCGCGGCCAAGGTCCTGGCCGCCAAGAGCCTGGACATCCGGCCCGGCCACATCAGCGTGCGGGTGTTGCCCGTGGTGGACGACCCGGCGGTGAAAAAGAACTCCAAGACCCTGATGGCCGAGGTGCACCGGGTGCTCTCCGACAGCCTGGAGCAGTCGCGCCTGGCCGCCTGA
- the speY gene encoding deoxyhypusine synthase: MSRKLAGPAIAPRPLDKGLSTVQLVDNYFLAYNAARLREACQLWAKRMAAPDVTVGLTLTGALTPAGLGPSCLVPLVRRGLVDFIISTGANLYHDAHFALGLSLHRSSPFADDTALREKGLVRIYDIVMDYTVLLKTDSFFREMMQAPEFQRPLGTAEFHYLAGKYLAERQRILGGGDSSLLAACHEMEVPVYAASPGDSSIGMNAAALALKGSGFAWDVNRDVNETAGLVLRAKRGGGKTGVAILGGGAPKNFMLQTEPHIQEVLGIDEKGHDYFLQITDARPDTGGLSGATPSEAVSWGKVDPEGLPGTVVCYTDTTIALPVITSYLFEAVGSREPKRLYAHRDEALELLRQEAG, translated from the coding sequence ATGAGCCGCAAGCTAGCCGGCCCGGCCATCGCGCCGCGCCCCCTGGACAAGGGCCTGTCCACCGTGCAGTTGGTGGACAACTACTTTTTGGCCTACAACGCCGCCCGCCTGCGCGAGGCCTGCCAGCTCTGGGCCAAGCGCATGGCCGCGCCCGACGTGACCGTCGGCCTCACCCTCACCGGGGCCCTGACCCCCGCCGGGCTGGGGCCCTCCTGCCTGGTGCCCCTGGTGCGGCGCGGCCTGGTGGACTTCATCATCAGCACCGGGGCCAACCTCTACCACGACGCCCACTTCGCCCTGGGCCTCTCGCTGCACCGCTCCAGCCCCTTTGCCGACGACACCGCGCTCCGCGAAAAGGGCCTGGTGCGCATCTACGACATCGTGATGGATTACACGGTCTTGCTCAAGACCGACAGCTTCTTCCGCGAGATGATGCAGGCGCCGGAGTTCCAGCGGCCCCTGGGCACCGCGGAGTTCCACTATTTGGCCGGCAAGTACCTGGCCGAGCGCCAGCGCATCCTGGGCGGGGGCGACTCCAGCCTGCTGGCCGCCTGCCATGAGATGGAGGTGCCGGTCTACGCCGCCAGCCCGGGCGATTCCAGCATCGGCATGAACGCGGCCGCCCTGGCCCTCAAGGGCTCGGGCTTCGCCTGGGACGTCAACCGCGACGTGAACGAGACCGCCGGTTTGGTGCTTCGGGCCAAGCGGGGCGGGGGCAAGACCGGGGTGGCCATCCTGGGCGGCGGCGCGCCCAAGAACTTCATGCTCCAGACCGAGCCCCACATCCAGGAGGTGTTGGGCATCGACGAGAAGGGGCACGACTACTTCTTGCAGATCACCGACGCCCGGCCCGACACCGGCGGCCTGAGCGGGGCCACGCCTTCGGAGGCGGTGAGCTGGGGCAAGGTGGACCCCGAGGGCCTGCCCGGCACCGTGGTCTGCTACACCGACACCACCATCGCCCTGCCGGTGATCACCAGCTACCTCTTCGAGGCGGTGGGTTCCCGCGAGCCCAAGCGCCTCTACGCCCACCGCGACGAGGCCCTGGAGCTGCTGCGCCAGGAGGCGGGCTAG
- a CDS encoding ketoacyl-ACP synthase III: MYNAEVRGTGSYTPEAVLTNQDLEKVVDTSDDWITRRTGIKERRIATNGVRTSEMGARAARQALEAAGVDPGDLDLVVVGTVTPDRQFPSCACFIQEKIGAKRAASMDVSAGCSGFIYALSVANNAIRCGEAENALVIGAEVLSSVTNWNDRGTCVLLGDGAGAVVLSRTEKDTGIRSIHLRSDGSFGNLLYSVDLPEARQGLEVVPGVGDLKPYYLVMDGQKLFKKAVECLEEITRWTLEKAGVEVSELALMVPHQANIRIINALAQRLGMAQEKVFTTIEKYGNTSSASIPMALAEAARAGCLAPCDKLLMVTFGAGLTWGASLVEWSCQL; the protein is encoded by the coding sequence ATGTACAACGCCGAAGTCAGAGGCACCGGGTCTTACACTCCCGAGGCCGTGTTGACCAACCAAGACCTGGAAAAGGTGGTGGACACCAGCGACGACTGGATCACCCGCCGCACCGGCATCAAGGAACGGCGCATCGCCACCAACGGAGTGAGAACCAGCGAGATGGGCGCCCGCGCCGCCCGCCAGGCCCTGGAGGCCGCAGGGGTGGACCCGGGCGATTTGGACCTGGTGGTGGTGGGCACGGTGACCCCGGACCGCCAGTTCCCCTCCTGCGCCTGCTTCATCCAGGAAAAAATCGGGGCCAAGCGGGCGGCCAGCATGGACGTGTCCGCCGGCTGCTCGGGCTTCATCTACGCCCTCAGCGTGGCCAACAACGCCATCCGCTGCGGCGAGGCGGAGAACGCCCTGGTGATAGGGGCCGAGGTGCTTTCCTCGGTGACCAACTGGAACGACCGGGGCACCTGCGTGCTCCTGGGCGACGGGGCCGGGGCGGTGGTGCTCAGCCGCACCGAAAAGGACACCGGCATCCGCTCCATCCACCTGCGCTCCGACGGCTCCTTCGGCAACCTGCTCTACTCGGTGGACCTGCCCGAGGCGCGCCAGGGCCTGGAGGTGGTGCCCGGAGTGGGCGACCTCAAGCCCTACTACCTGGTCATGGACGGCCAGAAGCTGTTCAAGAAGGCGGTGGAGTGCCTGGAGGAGATCACCCGCTGGACCCTGGAAAAGGCCGGCGTGGAGGTGAGCGAGCTGGCCCTGATGGTGCCCCACCAGGCCAACATCCGCATCATCAACGCCTTGGCCCAGCGCTTGGGCATGGCCCAGGAAAAGGTCTTCACCACCATCGAGAAGTACGGCAACACCTCCTCGGCCTCGATCCCGATGGCTCTGGCCGAGGCCGCCCGGGCCGGCTGCCTGGCCCCTTGCGACAAGCTCTTGATGGTAACTTTCGGCGCGGGCCTCACCTGGGGGGCCTCTTTGGTGGAGTGGAGCTGCCAGTTGTGA
- a CDS encoding sulfite exporter TauE/SafE family protein: MLFPVSGVETPLWLPPLVAFVISLFTSMGGVSGAFLLLPFQMSFLGFTSPAVSPTNLVFNIVAIPAGVWRYLREGRMVWPLTWVVIAGTLPGVVAGGFVRLEWLPDPGPFKAFVGCVLLYIGARMFWDLMAQRRKARAAQRQRTPMLEGQPASFIVEDCRLTPRRLSFRFAGQEYACSTVGIFGLSLAVGMVGGVYGIGGGAIVAPFFVAVFGLPVHAVAGAALMGTFVTSVVGVAFYQAVAPWYAGQMAVAPDWLLGALFGLGGVAGMYCGARLQRFVKPMWLKLMLGVILLIVAGKYVGGYLLN; encoded by the coding sequence TTGCTTTTTCCCGTTTCCGGCGTCGAGACCCCCCTGTGGCTGCCCCCCCTAGTGGCCTTTGTCATCAGCCTGTTCACCTCCATGGGCGGGGTGAGCGGGGCCTTTCTGCTGCTGCCCTTTCAGATGAGCTTTCTGGGCTTCACCTCCCCGGCGGTGAGCCCCACCAACCTGGTGTTCAACATCGTGGCCATCCCCGCCGGGGTGTGGCGCTATCTGCGCGAGGGGCGCATGGTCTGGCCGCTGACCTGGGTGGTCATCGCGGGCACCCTGCCCGGCGTGGTGGCGGGCGGCTTCGTGCGCCTGGAGTGGCTGCCCGATCCCGGCCCCTTCAAGGCCTTCGTGGGCTGCGTGCTCTTGTACATCGGGGCGCGCATGTTCTGGGACTTGATGGCCCAGCGCCGCAAGGCCCGCGCCGCCCAGCGCCAGCGCACCCCCATGCTGGAGGGCCAGCCCGCCTCCTTCATCGTGGAGGACTGCCGCCTGACCCCGCGGCGGCTCAGCTTCCGCTTCGCGGGGCAAGAGTACGCCTGCTCCACCGTGGGCATCTTCGGCCTGTCCCTGGCCGTGGGCATGGTGGGCGGGGTCTACGGCATCGGGGGTGGGGCCATCGTGGCACCGTTTTTCGTGGCGGTGTTCGGCCTGCCGGTGCACGCCGTGGCCGGGGCGGCCCTGATGGGCACCTTTGTCACCAGCGTTGTGGGGGTGGCCTTTTACCAGGCCGTGGCCCCCTGGTACGCCGGGCAGATGGCCGTGGCCCCGGACTGGCTCCTGGGAGCGCTCTTCGGCCTGGGCGGGGTGGCGGGCATGTACTGCGGGGCGCGGCTCCAGCGCTTCGTCAAGCCAATGTGGCTCAAGCTCATGCTGGGGGTCATTCTCTTGATCGTGGCGGGCAAGTACGTGGGGGGCTATCTGCTGAACTAG
- a CDS encoding YkgJ family cysteine cluster protein, which produces MIEAGGDLGGRRLSVDEPFCFACRPGLACFNSCCRDKRLPLLPYDFLRLRTALGRPAAEVLAEHVELEADPVSGWPALRIRLTPEGVCPFVSEQGCAVYAHRPTCCRIYPLARAVQPGKGGRPPREVFLRGETPGCLGWDQPDELTIETWIEDQGLAPYQAANNQALGLFMHPARKGKVSLNDQQTHAFISALYNLEAFRPLAASPGFGDKFGFDGERVAEALEDEEKLLALGVDWLVKVLFG; this is translated from the coding sequence ATGATCGAGGCGGGCGGCGACCTGGGCGGCCGACGCCTGTCGGTTGACGAGCCCTTTTGCTTTGCCTGCCGCCCCGGCCTGGCCTGCTTCAACTCCTGCTGCCGCGATAAGCGCCTGCCCCTGTTGCCCTACGACTTTCTGCGCCTGCGCACCGCCCTGGGCCGCCCGGCGGCCGAGGTGCTGGCAGAGCACGTGGAGCTGGAGGCCGACCCGGTTTCCGGCTGGCCCGCCCTGCGCATCCGCCTGACTCCCGAGGGCGTGTGCCCCTTTGTCAGCGAGCAGGGCTGCGCGGTCTACGCCCACCGCCCCACCTGCTGCCGCATCTACCCCCTGGCCCGGGCCGTGCAGCCCGGCAAAGGCGGCCGCCCGCCCAGGGAAGTCTTTCTGCGCGGCGAAACCCCCGGCTGCCTGGGCTGGGACCAGCCCGACGAGCTGACCATAGAAACCTGGATAGAGGACCAGGGCCTGGCCCCTTATCAGGCGGCCAACAACCAGGCCCTGGGGCTGTTCATGCACCCGGCCCGCAAGGGCAAGGTGAGCCTCAACGACCAGCAGACCCACGCCTTTATCAGCGCCCTGTACAACCTGGAGGCCTTCCGGCCCCTGGCGGCCTCGCCGGGGTTTGGTGATAAGTTCGGCTTTGATGGCGAGCGGGTGGCCGAGGCCTTGGAGGACGAGGAAAAGCTGCTGGCCTTGGGGGTCGACTGGCTGGTCAAGGTGCTCTTCGGGTAA
- the speB gene encoding agmatinase, with protein sequence MEPKRCKVLTFGGVKQPRIEDCRAAIIPAPLEVTVTYGEGAAQGPLAIISASANMELYDEVLDAVPMDHGIYTHSRVETSGALDISLARIKEAVTDELDNGRLPVVLGGEHTVTVGALRALVDHYGPTFTVLVLDAHLDMRDQYEGAKLSHATVSRRALDMGLDVRWVGARSCSEGEAVFIKEHGLKPMWAHQVHADPLWVDRALEGLSGPVYISLDVDGLDASLMPATGTPEPGGLDFVQVSNWLEAVCARHEVLGLDMVELAPLAGMTAPDFTAARLLYRALGLIFRGKK encoded by the coding sequence TTGGAGCCCAAACGTTGTAAAGTGCTCACCTTCGGCGGGGTGAAGCAGCCCCGGATCGAAGACTGCCGGGCGGCGATCATCCCCGCCCCCCTGGAGGTCACGGTGACCTATGGCGAGGGCGCGGCCCAGGGCCCCCTGGCCATCATCAGCGCCTCGGCCAACATGGAGCTCTACGACGAGGTGCTGGACGCGGTGCCCATGGACCACGGCATCTACACCCACTCCCGGGTGGAGACCTCGGGCGCTCTGGACATCTCTTTGGCCCGCATCAAGGAAGCGGTGACCGACGAGCTGGACAACGGCCGTTTGCCCGTGGTGCTGGGCGGCGAACACACCGTCACCGTGGGCGCGCTGCGGGCCCTGGTGGACCACTACGGCCCCACCTTCACCGTGCTGGTGCTGGACGCCCACCTGGACATGCGCGACCAGTACGAGGGCGCCAAGCTGAGCCACGCCACGGTGAGCCGCCGGGCCCTGGACATGGGCCTGGACGTGCGCTGGGTGGGGGCCCGCTCCTGCTCCGAAGGCGAGGCCGTTTTCATCAAGGAACATGGCTTGAAGCCCATGTGGGCCCATCAGGTGCACGCCGATCCCCTGTGGGTGGACCGCGCCCTGGAGGGCCTCAGCGGCCCGGTTTACATCAGCCTGGACGTGGACGGCCTGGACGCCTCGCTCATGCCCGCCACCGGCACCCCCGAGCCCGGCGGACTGGACTTCGTGCAGGTGAGCAACTGGCTGGAGGCGGTGTGCGCCCGCCACGAGGTGCTGGGCCTGGACATGGTGGAGCTGGCCCCCCTGGCCGGCATGACCGCCCCGGACTTCACCGCCGCCCGCCTGCTCTACCGTGCCCTGGGCCTTATCTTCCGAGGAAAGAAATGA
- a CDS encoding arginine decarboxylase, pyruvoyl-dependent, with the protein MLVPKYIYLTRGKGTHKEQLASFELALRAAGIANQNLVHVSSIFPPECKLISRQKGQNMLVPGQILFCVMARNETNEPHRLISSSIGLALPSDRKLHGYLSEHKGFGQSAKVSGDYAEDLAAEMLATTLGIDFDVDQSWDEKKQVFRMSGQIVKTSELTQTAVGPKDGKWVTTVSAAVMIMEWLEEGEGK; encoded by the coding sequence GTGCTGGTGCCCAAATACATTTACCTGACCCGGGGTAAGGGTACGCACAAGGAGCAGTTGGCCAGCTTCGAGTTGGCTCTTCGGGCGGCGGGCATCGCCAACCAGAACCTGGTGCACGTGTCCTCCATCTTCCCGCCGGAATGCAAGCTCATCAGCCGACAAAAGGGGCAGAACATGCTGGTGCCCGGCCAGATCCTGTTCTGCGTCATGGCCCGCAACGAGACCAACGAGCCCCACCGGCTCATCTCCTCCTCCATCGGCCTGGCCCTGCCCAGCGACCGCAAGCTGCACGGCTACCTCAGCGAGCACAAGGGCTTCGGCCAGAGCGCCAAGGTCTCGGGCGACTACGCCGAGGACCTGGCCGCCGAGATGTTGGCCACCACCCTGGGCATCGACTTCGACGTGGACCAGAGCTGGGACGAGAAGAAGCAGGTGTTCCGCATGTCCGGCCAGATCGTCAAGACCTCCGAGCTGACCCAGACCGCGGTGGGCCCCAAGGACGGCAAGTGGGTGACCACGGTGTCGGCGGCGGTGATGATCATGGAGTGGCTGGAAGAGGGCGAGGGCAAGTAA